Proteins encoded within one genomic window of Neorhizobium galegae bv. orientalis str. HAMBI 540:
- a CDS encoding type I secretion system permease/ATPase: protein MILSHSNPNRPQLFFMTILLSLKNAFPGIAATSAAINVLAMTGSFFMLQVYDRVIPAHSLPTLVGLGVIAATLYVFQGILEFIRSQLLMRVGMSVDERFGRVVYQSLFIQSNHMQTPDDGLQSVRDLDTVRGFLSGLGPTALFDIPWMPFYLGLCFLFHVWIGVTALAGAVTLVALTILAEHKSRQPAKEAAEVSTERLALAQSCRRNSEAVLAMGFGHLLGRKWADVNRRYLDNHFSSISATISLATLSRILRMMLQSIMLGVGASLVIRQEATGGTMIASSILMSRALAPVELAIGQWKGFARARESWSRLIRLADVIPPTRKEVVLGRPTEILTVENLHLAAPGARNTIVRGIAFELRSGQALGVIGPSASGKSSLGRGLVGLWQPVAGTVRLDGAAVSQWGPQLLGTYIGYLSQDVALFGGTIADNIARHDPDASSEKVIHAAKAAGVYDMVVQFKDGFNTRIGEQGSVLSAGQRQRIGLARALYGDPFLVVLDEPNSNLDADGDKALSRAIMGIRSRGGIAVVIAHRPSALEAVDKVLVLEDGHARSFGWKDEVLRRTTQS, encoded by the coding sequence ATGATTTTGTCTCACAGCAACCCAAATCGACCACAGTTGTTTTTCATGACGATCCTATTGTCGCTGAAAAATGCTTTTCCCGGCATTGCGGCGACTAGCGCCGCGATCAACGTGCTTGCGATGACGGGCTCATTCTTCATGCTGCAAGTTTATGATCGGGTAATTCCGGCCCATAGCCTCCCGACCCTCGTTGGCCTCGGGGTGATCGCAGCGACCTTGTACGTCTTTCAGGGAATACTTGAGTTCATCCGGTCGCAACTGCTGATGCGAGTCGGCATGTCCGTTGATGAGCGGTTCGGAAGGGTGGTCTACCAATCGCTTTTCATCCAATCCAACCACATGCAGACGCCGGACGACGGCCTTCAGTCTGTGCGCGATCTGGACACAGTTAGAGGTTTCCTGTCCGGTCTTGGCCCGACAGCTTTGTTCGATATTCCCTGGATGCCGTTCTACCTTGGACTTTGCTTTTTGTTTCACGTCTGGATAGGAGTTACTGCTCTTGCGGGAGCGGTCACGCTGGTCGCGCTGACCATTCTGGCCGAGCACAAATCGCGTCAGCCGGCAAAAGAGGCCGCCGAGGTCTCGACAGAACGGCTTGCTCTCGCCCAGTCTTGCAGGCGGAATTCGGAGGCAGTCTTGGCAATGGGGTTTGGCCATCTGCTTGGCCGAAAATGGGCTGACGTAAACCGCCGTTATCTTGACAATCATTTTAGTTCAATTTCTGCAACTATCTCTTTGGCAACCTTGTCCCGGATTTTACGTATGATGCTCCAATCCATAATGCTTGGAGTCGGTGCAAGTTTGGTCATCCGCCAGGAAGCGACGGGGGGCACAATGATCGCCAGCTCTATTTTGATGAGCCGCGCCCTAGCGCCAGTCGAACTGGCGATTGGCCAATGGAAGGGATTTGCTAGAGCCCGGGAAAGCTGGTCACGTCTTATCCGACTCGCCGATGTCATTCCTCCGACGAGGAAGGAGGTGGTATTGGGACGACCTACTGAGATTCTCACTGTCGAAAATCTGCACCTCGCGGCGCCCGGCGCGCGAAACACTATCGTCCGCGGCATTGCATTTGAGCTTCGTTCGGGACAGGCACTGGGCGTGATCGGTCCCAGCGCCTCAGGTAAATCCTCCCTTGGTCGAGGGTTGGTGGGGCTGTGGCAACCGGTCGCCGGCACCGTACGCTTGGATGGCGCCGCAGTCTCCCAATGGGGTCCCCAGTTGCTTGGCACCTATATTGGATACCTCTCACAAGATGTTGCTCTCTTCGGAGGGACGATCGCAGACAACATAGCTCGCCATGACCCGGACGCCTCATCAGAAAAAGTCATTCACGCGGCGAAGGCGGCTGGAGTCTATGACATGGTTGTTCAATTCAAAGACGGCTTCAACACAAGAATCGGAGAGCAGGGCTCCGTCCTATCTGCCGGGCAACGACAGCGAATCGGGCTGGCGAGGGCGCTCTATGGTGACCCTTTTTTGGTTGTGCTCGATGAACCCAATTCTAATCTTGATGCAGACGGCGACAAAGCACTGTCGCGCGCGATTATGGGGATTCGATCGAGGGGAGGCATAGCAGTAGTTATCGCCCATCGCCCCAGTGCACTTGAAGCGGTCGACAAAGTGCTTGTGCTAGAGGACGGTCACGCAAGGTCATTTGGCTGGAAAGATGAGGTGCTGCGAAGGACGACGCAGTCATGA
- a CDS encoding HlyD family type I secretion periplasmic adaptor subunit, producing MVQDYAPLAEHSIRRLTLIAFATIFLLFGVLGGLAATVHLRGAVIASGTLVVDSYVKTIKHQSGGTVGDVFVKNGDRVLAGQLLVHLNDIQLRANLAVICKRLKELSARIARLLAERDSNEVIDFPNSVFKHQGNAEVAKIIEGEQRLFNDRRASRAGRKAQLIERLNQLSRQAEGLSAQQDGKRGAVSLVKKELASLQSLFERGVIPATRVYALQRDAADLTGDLGSLIASTAEITEKMAETKLQIIQIDDDQRTEISDQLRQAESEVAEYSERMVAARDELQHVDIRAPQAGTVHQLTVHAVGAVVTPGETIMQIVPSSDAFTAELKLAPQDIDQVAVGQDVRLRFSAFSQNTTPQMNGRVTDIAADLTTDQRTGQGYYTLRVHLPQEEWARVGKLTPVPGMPVEAFIQTSERTALAYLVKPLADQVARAFREE from the coding sequence ATGGTTCAAGACTACGCTCCTCTAGCCGAACACTCAATCCGCCGCCTAACTTTGATTGCCTTTGCTACGATATTCCTGCTGTTTGGGGTGTTGGGGGGGCTTGCAGCAACCGTTCACCTGCGCGGAGCAGTCATTGCTTCGGGCACGCTCGTTGTTGATAGCTATGTGAAGACCATCAAGCACCAAAGCGGTGGTACCGTCGGTGATGTGTTCGTCAAGAACGGAGATCGTGTCCTCGCCGGACAGTTGCTCGTCCATTTGAACGATATCCAGCTTCGAGCGAATCTGGCGGTCATTTGCAAGCGGCTGAAAGAGCTTTCGGCGCGAATAGCGCGCCTCTTGGCAGAACGCGACTCAAATGAGGTGATCGATTTTCCTAATTCCGTCTTCAAACATCAAGGGAACGCGGAGGTAGCCAAAATCATCGAGGGGGAACAGCGACTGTTCAATGATCGCCGTGCGTCGAGGGCAGGACGAAAGGCACAACTGATCGAACGGTTAAACCAGCTCTCGAGGCAGGCAGAAGGATTGTCGGCCCAACAGGATGGAAAACGCGGTGCCGTCTCCCTCGTCAAAAAGGAACTGGCGAGTTTACAATCGTTGTTCGAACGAGGCGTCATACCTGCGACCCGGGTCTACGCTTTGCAGCGCGACGCGGCGGATCTCACTGGAGACCTCGGGAGTCTCATTGCATCAACCGCTGAGATAACTGAAAAGATGGCAGAAACAAAACTTCAAATCATTCAGATTGACGATGATCAGAGAACTGAAATTTCGGATCAACTGCGTCAGGCAGAGAGTGAGGTCGCCGAATATTCCGAACGCATGGTAGCCGCAAGAGATGAGCTGCAGCATGTAGATATCCGCGCTCCCCAGGCAGGAACCGTCCACCAACTGACGGTGCACGCTGTTGGCGCCGTAGTGACGCCTGGCGAAACGATCATGCAAATCGTTCCAAGCAGCGATGCTTTCACCGCAGAACTCAAGCTTGCACCCCAAGATATCGACCAAGTTGCCGTGGGGCAGGATGTCAGGCTCCGTTTCTCAGCATTTAGCCAAAACACAACGCCTCAGATGAATGGCCGCGTTACGGATATAGCGGCCGATCTCACAACCGACCAAAGAACCGGCCAAGGCTACTACACCTTGCGGGTTCACCTTCCGCAAGAAGAATGGGCGCGCGTTGGAAAGCTCACGCCCGTCCCAGGGATGCCCGTCGAGGCGTTTATTCAGACGAGCGAGCGGACCGCGCTGGCATATCTCGTTAAACCACTAGCGGATCAAGTGGCGCGAGCTTTCCGAGAAGAATAA
- a CDS encoding MaoC family dehydratase → MTISLADVPGMVGQELSISDWMTVDQTMINLFADATHDHQFIHVDPDRAAMEGPFGGTIAHGFLTLSLLPAMTFNGLPNIREQTITLNYGFDRVRFLLPVKTGSRVRGRFLLLNGRFRGASILMTTYQVTVELEHESKPALTANWITMVQFNPKDRPKDI, encoded by the coding sequence ATGACAATATCTCTTGCGGACGTACCAGGCATGGTTGGTCAGGAACTTAGCATTTCGGATTGGATGACGGTCGATCAAACGATGATCAACCTATTTGCCGATGCGACACATGACCATCAGTTTATCCACGTGGATCCTGACCGCGCAGCGATGGAAGGCCCATTCGGAGGAACGATCGCGCATGGTTTCTTAACACTGTCGCTTCTGCCAGCGATGACCTTCAATGGCCTACCGAACATTCGGGAACAAACAATAACCCTGAACTACGGTTTCGATCGCGTCCGCTTCCTGTTGCCTGTCAAGACCGGCAGTCGCGTACGGGGCCGCTTCTTGCTGTTGAATGGCCGCTTTCGCGGCGCCAGTATTCTGATGACGACTTACCAGGTCACTGTCGAGCTAGAACACGAAAGCAAACCGGCACTCACCGCCAACTGGATAACCATGGTCCAGTTCAATCCAAAGGACCGGCCAAAAGACATCTGA
- a CDS encoding LysR family transcriptional regulator, which produces MRFKGLDLNLLVAFDAVMTERSVTAAARSINLSQPAMSAAIARLRLYFGDELFIMRGRSFLTTPRADALAVAVRDSLLNIQFSIISADPFCPAKSGRCFRFVLSDSMTLVFFGKVAERVAREAPGVSFELLPLDDEPSELLRRGSADFIILPDLFMSNEHPKRKLFGETLVCVGCPRNSLLTKQLSLEKYFSLGHIVAKFGSTKGPSLEQWLSSQHGFKMRVELVVPSFVSIPPLLSGTNRIATLPLRLVKKLEHAIPLRIVKHPFSALSFNEIVQWPALHNADAASIWMREILLQEASSMDYMDAIEPFRSAECSRTRKRGGDVR; this is translated from the coding sequence ATGCGGTTTAAGGGACTTGATCTAAATCTTTTGGTTGCGTTCGACGCCGTGATGACTGAGAGAAGTGTCACAGCGGCTGCTCGCAGCATCAACCTCAGCCAGCCCGCCATGAGTGCTGCGATCGCCCGCCTCCGGCTCTATTTTGGCGACGAGCTTTTTATTATGCGGGGGCGCAGTTTCTTAACCACCCCGCGTGCGGACGCACTCGCCGTCGCGGTGCGCGATTCCCTGCTCAACATACAGTTTTCCATCATTTCCGCAGACCCGTTTTGCCCAGCGAAGTCGGGTCGCTGTTTCAGGTTCGTTCTTTCGGACTCTATGACCCTTGTATTTTTTGGTAAGGTCGCGGAGCGTGTAGCCCGAGAGGCGCCAGGGGTCAGTTTCGAACTCCTGCCACTTGATGACGAACCTAGTGAGCTTCTACGCCGAGGAAGTGCCGACTTTATTATCCTTCCCGACCTTTTCATGTCTAATGAGCACCCCAAACGCAAACTCTTTGGGGAGACGCTCGTATGTGTAGGCTGCCCGAGGAATAGCCTGTTAACGAAACAACTGTCGTTAGAGAAGTATTTTTCGCTGGGACATATCGTGGCAAAGTTTGGAAGCACAAAAGGGCCTTCTCTTGAGCAATGGTTGTCGAGTCAACACGGCTTTAAAATGCGTGTTGAACTCGTTGTGCCTAGCTTCGTGTCAATCCCTCCCCTGCTATCGGGTACTAACCGGATAGCGACTCTGCCCTTGCGATTGGTGAAGAAGTTGGAACATGCTATACCACTAAGAATCGTCAAACATCCATTCTCCGCCCTTTCTTTTAACGAGATAGTCCAGTGGCCCGCGCTTCATAACGCAGACGCAGCCAGCATTTGGATGCGAGAAATATTGTTACAGGAGGCGTCGAGTATGGATTACATGGATGCCATCGAGCCTTTCCGAAGCGCAGAATGTTCTCGCACACGGAAGCGAGGGGGCGATGTCCGGTAG